Proteins encoded by one window of Bubalus bubalis isolate 160015118507 breed Murrah chromosome 4, NDDB_SH_1, whole genome shotgun sequence:
- the CSAD gene encoding cysteine sulfinic acid decarboxylase isoform X1, translating into MADSQPLLSLDGDPVAAEALLQDVFGIVVDEVIRKGTSASEKVCEWKEPEELKQLLDLELRHEGESQEQILEHCRAVIRYSVKTCHPRFFNQLFSGLDPHALAGRIVTESLNTSQYTYEIAPVFVLMEEEVLKKLRALVGWSSGDGVFCPGGSISNMYAVNLARYQRYPDCKQRGLRALPPLALFTSKECHYSIKKGAAFLGLGTDSVRVVKADERGKMIPEDLERQISLAKAEGAVPFLVSATSGTTVLGAFDPLEAIADVCQRHGLWLHVDAAWGGSVLLSQTHRHLLAGIQRADSVAWNPHKLLSTGLQCSALLLRDTSNLLKRCHGSQASYLFQQDKFYDVALDTGDKVVQCGRRVDCLKLWLMWKAQGEQGLQRRVDQAFALARYLVEELKKREGFELVMEPEFVNVCFWFVPPSLRGKKESPDYSERLSKVAPILKERMVRKGSMMIGYQPHGTRSNFFRMVVANPALTRADMDFLLNELERLGQDL; encoded by the exons ATGGCTGACTCTCAACCTCTCCTCTCCCTTGATGGGGACCCTGTGGCTGCAGAAGCCTTGCTCCAGGACGTGTTTGGGATTGTGGTGGATGAGGTCATTCGAAAAGGGACCAGTGCCTCTGAGAAG GTCTGTGAGTGGAAGGAGCCCGAGGAGCTGAAGCAACTGCTGGACTTGGAGCTGCGGCACGAGGGCGAGTCACAGGAGCAGATCCTGGAGCACTGCCGGGCCGTGATCCGCTACAGCGTGAAGACCT GTCACCCTCGTTTCTTCAACCAGCTCTTCTCAGGGTTGGATCCCCATGCCCTGGCCGGGCGGATTGTCACAGAGAGCCTCAACACCAGCCA GTACACGTACGAAATCGCCCCTGTGTTTGTCCTCATGGAGGAGGAGGTGCTGAAGAAACTCCGGGCCCTGGTGGGCTGGAGCTCTGGGGATGGGGTCTTCTGCCCTG GTGGCTCCATCTCCAACATGTATGCAGTGAACCTGGCCCGCTATCAGCGATACCCAGACTGCAAACAGAGGGGCCTCCGGGCACTGCCGCCCCTGGCCCTCTTCACATCGAAAGAG TGTCATTACTCCATCAAGAAAGGAGCCGCTTTTCTGGGACTTGGCACCGACAGTGTCCGAGTGGTCAAGGCAGATGAGAG AGGGAAAATGATCCCTGAGGATCTGGAGAGGCAGATTAGCTTGGCCAAGGCCGAG GGTGCCGTGCCATTCCTGGTCAGCGCCACCTCTGGCACTACAGTGCTGGGGGCCTTTGACCCCCTGGAGGCAATCGCGGACGTGTGCCAGCGTCACGGGCTGTGGCTGCATGTGGAC GCTGCCTGGGGTGGGAGCGTCCTGTTGTCACAGACACATAGACATCTCCTGGCTGGGATCCAGAG GGCTGACTCCGTGGCCTGGAATCCCCACAAGCTCCTCTCCACAGGCCTGCAGTGCTCAGCTCTTCTTCTCCGGGACACCTCG AACCTGCTCAAGCGCTGTCACGGGTCCCAGGCCAGCTACCTCTTCCAGCAGGACAAGTTCTACGATGTGGCTCTGGACACGGGAGACAAGGTGGTGCAGTGTGGCCGGCGTGTGGACTGTCTGAAGCTGTGGCTCATGTGGAAGGCACAgggcgagcaggggctgcagcGCCGTGTGGACCAGGCCTTTGCCCTTGCCCG GTACCTGGTAGAGGAGCTGAAGAAGCGGGAGGGATTTGAGTTGGTCATGGAG CCTGAATTTGTCAATGTGTGTTTCTGGTTCGTGCCCCCCAGTCTGCGGGGGAAGAAGGAGAGTCCAGATTACAGTGAAAGGCTGTCTAAG gTAGCCCCAATCCTCAAGGAGCGCATGGTGAGGAAGGGTTCCATGATGATTGGCTACCAGCCCCATGGTACCCGGAGCAACTTCTTTCGCATGGTCGTGGCCAACCCTGCACTGACACGGGCTGATATGGACTTCCTACTGAACGAGCTGGAACGGCTGGGCCAGGATCTCTGA
- the CSAD gene encoding cysteine sulfinic acid decarboxylase isoform X3, translating into MYAVNLARYQRYPDCKQRGLRALPPLALFTSKECHYSIKKGAAFLGLGTDSVRVVKADERGKMIPEDLERQISLAKAEGAVPFLVSATSGTTVLGAFDPLEAIADVCQRHGLWLHVDAAWGGSVLLSQTHRHLLAGIQRADSVAWNPHKLLSTGLQCSALLLRDTSNLLKRCHGSQASYLFQQDKFYDVALDTGDKVVQCGRRVDCLKLWLMWKAQGEQGLQRRVDQAFALARYLVEELKKREGFELVMEPEFVNVCFWFVPPSLRGKKESPDYSERLSKVAPILKERMVRKGSMMIGYQPHGTRSNFFRMVVANPALTRADMDFLLNELERLGQDL; encoded by the exons ATGTATGCAGTGAACCTGGCCCGCTATCAGCGATACCCAGACTGCAAACAGAGGGGCCTCCGGGCACTGCCGCCCCTGGCCCTCTTCACATCGAAAGAG TGTCATTACTCCATCAAGAAAGGAGCCGCTTTTCTGGGACTTGGCACCGACAGTGTCCGAGTGGTCAAGGCAGATGAGAG AGGGAAAATGATCCCTGAGGATCTGGAGAGGCAGATTAGCTTGGCCAAGGCCGAG GGTGCCGTGCCATTCCTGGTCAGCGCCACCTCTGGCACTACAGTGCTGGGGGCCTTTGACCCCCTGGAGGCAATCGCGGACGTGTGCCAGCGTCACGGGCTGTGGCTGCATGTGGAC GCTGCCTGGGGTGGGAGCGTCCTGTTGTCACAGACACATAGACATCTCCTGGCTGGGATCCAGAG GGCTGACTCCGTGGCCTGGAATCCCCACAAGCTCCTCTCCACAGGCCTGCAGTGCTCAGCTCTTCTTCTCCGGGACACCTCG AACCTGCTCAAGCGCTGTCACGGGTCCCAGGCCAGCTACCTCTTCCAGCAGGACAAGTTCTACGATGTGGCTCTGGACACGGGAGACAAGGTGGTGCAGTGTGGCCGGCGTGTGGACTGTCTGAAGCTGTGGCTCATGTGGAAGGCACAgggcgagcaggggctgcagcGCCGTGTGGACCAGGCCTTTGCCCTTGCCCG GTACCTGGTAGAGGAGCTGAAGAAGCGGGAGGGATTTGAGTTGGTCATGGAG CCTGAATTTGTCAATGTGTGTTTCTGGTTCGTGCCCCCCAGTCTGCGGGGGAAGAAGGAGAGTCCAGATTACAGTGAAAGGCTGTCTAAG gTAGCCCCAATCCTCAAGGAGCGCATGGTGAGGAAGGGTTCCATGATGATTGGCTACCAGCCCCATGGTACCCGGAGCAACTTCTTTCGCATGGTCGTGGCCAACCCTGCACTGACACGGGCTGATATGGACTTCCTACTGAACGAGCTGGAACGGCTGGGCCAGGATCTCTGA
- the CSAD gene encoding cysteine sulfinic acid decarboxylase isoform X2, protein MPWPGGLSQRASTPASGSISNMYAVNLARYQRYPDCKQRGLRALPPLALFTSKECHYSIKKGAAFLGLGTDSVRVVKADERGKMIPEDLERQISLAKAEGAVPFLVSATSGTTVLGAFDPLEAIADVCQRHGLWLHVDAAWGGSVLLSQTHRHLLAGIQRADSVAWNPHKLLSTGLQCSALLLRDTSNLLKRCHGSQASYLFQQDKFYDVALDTGDKVVQCGRRVDCLKLWLMWKAQGEQGLQRRVDQAFALARYLVEELKKREGFELVMEPEFVNVCFWFVPPSLRGKKESPDYSERLSKVAPILKERMVRKGSMMIGYQPHGTRSNFFRMVVANPALTRADMDFLLNELERLGQDL, encoded by the exons ATGCCCTGGCCGGGCGGATTGTCACAGAGAGCCTCAACACCAGCCA GTGGCTCCATCTCCAACATGTATGCAGTGAACCTGGCCCGCTATCAGCGATACCCAGACTGCAAACAGAGGGGCCTCCGGGCACTGCCGCCCCTGGCCCTCTTCACATCGAAAGAG TGTCATTACTCCATCAAGAAAGGAGCCGCTTTTCTGGGACTTGGCACCGACAGTGTCCGAGTGGTCAAGGCAGATGAGAG AGGGAAAATGATCCCTGAGGATCTGGAGAGGCAGATTAGCTTGGCCAAGGCCGAG GGTGCCGTGCCATTCCTGGTCAGCGCCACCTCTGGCACTACAGTGCTGGGGGCCTTTGACCCCCTGGAGGCAATCGCGGACGTGTGCCAGCGTCACGGGCTGTGGCTGCATGTGGAC GCTGCCTGGGGTGGGAGCGTCCTGTTGTCACAGACACATAGACATCTCCTGGCTGGGATCCAGAG GGCTGACTCCGTGGCCTGGAATCCCCACAAGCTCCTCTCCACAGGCCTGCAGTGCTCAGCTCTTCTTCTCCGGGACACCTCG AACCTGCTCAAGCGCTGTCACGGGTCCCAGGCCAGCTACCTCTTCCAGCAGGACAAGTTCTACGATGTGGCTCTGGACACGGGAGACAAGGTGGTGCAGTGTGGCCGGCGTGTGGACTGTCTGAAGCTGTGGCTCATGTGGAAGGCACAgggcgagcaggggctgcagcGCCGTGTGGACCAGGCCTTTGCCCTTGCCCG GTACCTGGTAGAGGAGCTGAAGAAGCGGGAGGGATTTGAGTTGGTCATGGAG CCTGAATTTGTCAATGTGTGTTTCTGGTTCGTGCCCCCCAGTCTGCGGGGGAAGAAGGAGAGTCCAGATTACAGTGAAAGGCTGTCTAAG gTAGCCCCAATCCTCAAGGAGCGCATGGTGAGGAAGGGTTCCATGATGATTGGCTACCAGCCCCATGGTACCCGGAGCAACTTCTTTCGCATGGTCGTGGCCAACCCTGCACTGACACGGGCTGATATGGACTTCCTACTGAACGAGCTGGAACGGCTGGGCCAGGATCTCTGA